One Peromyscus leucopus breed LL Stock chromosome 14, UCI_PerLeu_2.1, whole genome shotgun sequence genomic window carries:
- the Zbtb1 gene encoding zinc finger and BTB domain-containing protein 1 isoform X2, translating to MARPSHSSYVLQQLNNQREWGFLCDCCIAIDDIYFQAHKAVLAACSSYFRMFFMNHQHSTAQLNLSNMKISAECFDLILQFMYLGKIMTAPSSFEQFKVAMNHLQLYNVPDCLEDIQDADCSSSKCSSSASSKQNSKMIFGVRMYEDTVARNGSEASRWCAEPSSTVNTPHNREPDEEPLQLAHFPEPLLDVCKKSSVSKLSTPKERVSRRFGRSFTCDSCGFGFSCEKLLDEHVLTCTNRHSYQNTTRAYHRIVDIRDGKESNIKAELGEKDSSKTFSAQTDKYREDASQAPDDSASTTGSRKGTAEPGLAGEEKGRAAETKRIIIKMEPEDIPTDEMKDFNIIKVADKDCNESTDNDELEDEPEEPFYRYYVEEDVGIKKSGRKTLKPRMSISVDERSGIESVRPPHNSSPVQEDAESASCELCGLTITEEDLSSHYLAKHIENICACGKCGQILVKGRQLQEHAQRCGEPQDLTMNGLGNADEKMDMEENPDEQSEIRDMFVEMLDDFRDNHYQINSLQKKQLFKHSACPFRCPNCGQRFETENLVVEHMSSCLDQDMFKSAIMEENERDHRRKHFCNLCGKGFYQRCHLREHYTVHTKEKQFVCQTCGKQFLRERQLRLHNDMHKGMARRRLKMNEARDCKTDLQ from the coding sequence ATGGCGAGGCCCAGTCACAGCAGCTATGTCCTCCAGCAGCTGAACAACCAAAGAGAGTGGGGTTTCCTCTGTGACTGCTGCATTGCCATCGACGACATCTACTTCCAAGCGCACAAGGCCGTCTTGGCTGCCTGTAGCTCctattttagaatgtttttcaTGAACCATCAGCACAGTACCGCACAACTGAATCTCAGCAACATGAAAATAAGCGCCGAGTGCTTTGATCTCATCCTGCAGTTCATGTATTTGGGAAAGATTATGACGGCGCCTTCCAGTTTCGAGCAGTTCAAAGTGGCAATGAACCACCTGCAGCTGTACAATGTCCCTGACTGCTTAGAAGACATACAGGACGCCGACTGCTCTAGTTCCAAATGCTCGTCCTCGGCTTCCAGCAAGCAGAACAGCAAGATGATTTTTGGGGTCAGAATGTATGAAGACACCGTGGCTAGAAATGGCAGCGAGGCCAGCAGGTGGTGCGCCGAGCCCAGCTCAACAGTGAACACACCACACAACAGAGAGCCCGATGAGGAGCCGCTACAGTTAGCTCACTTTCCTGAGCCACTGTTGGATGTGTGTAAAAAAAGTTCCGTGTCCAAACTATCGACTCCCAAAGAACGTGTGTCCCGGCGCTTTGGACGGAGTTTTACCTGTGACAGCTGTGGATTTGGCTTCAGCTGTGAAAAATTACTAGATGAACATGTGCTGACCTGTACTAACAGACATTCATACCAAAACACAACAAGAGCTTACCACCGAATAGTGGATattagagatggaaaagagagtAACATCAAAGCTGAACTCGGTGAAAAGGATTCTTCTAAAACATTTtctgcacagacagacaaatacaGAGAAGACGCCAGCCAGGCGCCTGATGATTCAGCTTCGACCACTGGAAGCAGAAAGGGCACAGCGGAGCCTGGACTGGCTGGGGAAGAAAAGGGTAGAGCTGCTGAGACGAAAAGAATTATCATCAAGATGGAACCAGAAGATATTCCTACAGATGAGATGAAAGACTTCAACATTATCAAAGTTGCTGATAAGGACTGCAATGAGTCCACTGACAATGACGAGTTAGAGGATGAGCCGGAAGAGCCATTTTACAGATACTATGTTGAGGAAGATGTCGGCATTAAAAAGAGTGGTCGGAAAACCCTGAAGCCTCGCATGTCCATCAGTGTGGATGAAAGAAGTGGTATAGAGAGCGTGAGACCCCCTCACAACAGCAGTCCAGTGCAGGAGGATGCCGAGAGTGCGTCCTGCGAGCTGTGTGGACTCACCATAACCGAGGAGGATCTGTCATCTCACTACTTAGCCAAACACATCGAAAACATCTGCGCGTGCGGGAAGTGTGGGCAAATACTGGTCAAGGGCAGACAGCTTCAGGAACACGCGCAGAGGTGTGGAGAACCTCAGGACCTGACGATGAATGGGCTGGGAAATGCTGACGAGAAGATGGACATGGAAGAGAACCCTGATGAGCAGTCGGAGATAAGAGACATGTTTGTTGAAATGCTAGATGATTTCAGGGACAATCATTACCAAATAAACAGTCTCCAGAAAAAGCAGTTATTTAAACATTCCGCTTGTCCTTTTCGGTGTCCCAATTGTGGCCAGCGTTTTGAAACTGAAAATTTAGTGGTCGAGCATATGTCTAGCTGCCTAGACCAGGATATGTTTAAGAGTGccatcatggaagaaaatgagagagatcACAGGCGAAAACACTTCTGTAACCTCTGCGGGAAAGGATTTTATCAGCGCTGTCATCTGAGAGAACACTATACTGTTCATACTAAGGAAAAGCAGTTTGTTTGTCAGACATGTGGGAAGCAGTTCCTAAGGGAGCGGCAGTTGCGTCTGCACAATGATATGCACAAAGGCATGGCCAG
- the Zbtb1 gene encoding zinc finger and BTB domain-containing protein 1 isoform X3 has translation MARPSHSSYVLQQLNNQREWGFLCDCCIAIDDIYFQAHKAVLAACSSYFRMFFMNHQHSTAQLNLSNMKISAECFDLILQFMYLGKIMTAPSSFEQFKVAMNHLQLYNVPDCLEDIQDADCSSSKCSSSASSKQNSKMIFGVRMYEDTVARNGSEASRWCAEPSSTVNTPHNREPDEEPLQLAHFPEPLLDVCKKSSVSKLSTPKERVSRRFGRSFTCDSCGFGFSCEKLLDEHVLTCTNRHSYQNTTRAYHRIVDIRDGKESNIKAELGEKDSSKTFSAQTDKYREDASQAPDDSASTTGSRKGTAEPGLAGEEKGRAAETKRIIIKMEPEDIPTDEMKDFNIIKVADKDCNESTDNDELEDEPEEPFYRYYVEEDVGIKKSGRKTLKPRMSISVDERSGIESVRPPHNSSPVQEDAESASCELCGLTITEEDLSSHYLAKHIENICACGKCGQILVKGRQLQEHAQRCGEPQDLTMNGLGNADEKMDMEENPDEQSEIRDMFVEMLDDFRDNHYQINSLQKKQLFKHSACPFRCPNCGQRFETENLVVEHMSSCLDQDMFKSAIMEENERDHRRKHFCNLCGKGFYQRCHLREHYTVHTKEKQFVCQTCGKQFLRERQLRLHNDMHKGMASGEIGPSKPLEK, from the coding sequence ATGGCGAGGCCCAGTCACAGCAGCTATGTCCTCCAGCAGCTGAACAACCAAAGAGAGTGGGGTTTCCTCTGTGACTGCTGCATTGCCATCGACGACATCTACTTCCAAGCGCACAAGGCCGTCTTGGCTGCCTGTAGCTCctattttagaatgtttttcaTGAACCATCAGCACAGTACCGCACAACTGAATCTCAGCAACATGAAAATAAGCGCCGAGTGCTTTGATCTCATCCTGCAGTTCATGTATTTGGGAAAGATTATGACGGCGCCTTCCAGTTTCGAGCAGTTCAAAGTGGCAATGAACCACCTGCAGCTGTACAATGTCCCTGACTGCTTAGAAGACATACAGGACGCCGACTGCTCTAGTTCCAAATGCTCGTCCTCGGCTTCCAGCAAGCAGAACAGCAAGATGATTTTTGGGGTCAGAATGTATGAAGACACCGTGGCTAGAAATGGCAGCGAGGCCAGCAGGTGGTGCGCCGAGCCCAGCTCAACAGTGAACACACCACACAACAGAGAGCCCGATGAGGAGCCGCTACAGTTAGCTCACTTTCCTGAGCCACTGTTGGATGTGTGTAAAAAAAGTTCCGTGTCCAAACTATCGACTCCCAAAGAACGTGTGTCCCGGCGCTTTGGACGGAGTTTTACCTGTGACAGCTGTGGATTTGGCTTCAGCTGTGAAAAATTACTAGATGAACATGTGCTGACCTGTACTAACAGACATTCATACCAAAACACAACAAGAGCTTACCACCGAATAGTGGATattagagatggaaaagagagtAACATCAAAGCTGAACTCGGTGAAAAGGATTCTTCTAAAACATTTtctgcacagacagacaaatacaGAGAAGACGCCAGCCAGGCGCCTGATGATTCAGCTTCGACCACTGGAAGCAGAAAGGGCACAGCGGAGCCTGGACTGGCTGGGGAAGAAAAGGGTAGAGCTGCTGAGACGAAAAGAATTATCATCAAGATGGAACCAGAAGATATTCCTACAGATGAGATGAAAGACTTCAACATTATCAAAGTTGCTGATAAGGACTGCAATGAGTCCACTGACAATGACGAGTTAGAGGATGAGCCGGAAGAGCCATTTTACAGATACTATGTTGAGGAAGATGTCGGCATTAAAAAGAGTGGTCGGAAAACCCTGAAGCCTCGCATGTCCATCAGTGTGGATGAAAGAAGTGGTATAGAGAGCGTGAGACCCCCTCACAACAGCAGTCCAGTGCAGGAGGATGCCGAGAGTGCGTCCTGCGAGCTGTGTGGACTCACCATAACCGAGGAGGATCTGTCATCTCACTACTTAGCCAAACACATCGAAAACATCTGCGCGTGCGGGAAGTGTGGGCAAATACTGGTCAAGGGCAGACAGCTTCAGGAACACGCGCAGAGGTGTGGAGAACCTCAGGACCTGACGATGAATGGGCTGGGAAATGCTGACGAGAAGATGGACATGGAAGAGAACCCTGATGAGCAGTCGGAGATAAGAGACATGTTTGTTGAAATGCTAGATGATTTCAGGGACAATCATTACCAAATAAACAGTCTCCAGAAAAAGCAGTTATTTAAACATTCCGCTTGTCCTTTTCGGTGTCCCAATTGTGGCCAGCGTTTTGAAACTGAAAATTTAGTGGTCGAGCATATGTCTAGCTGCCTAGACCAGGATATGTTTAAGAGTGccatcatggaagaaaatgagagagatcACAGGCGAAAACACTTCTGTAACCTCTGCGGGAAAGGATTTTATCAGCGCTGTCATCTGAGAGAACACTATACTGTTCATACTAAGGAAAAGCAGTTTGTTTGTCAGACATGTGGGAAGCAGTTCCTAAGGGAGCGGCAGTTGCGTCTGCACAATGATATGCACAAAGGCATGGCCAG
- the Zbtb1 gene encoding zinc finger and BTB domain-containing protein 1 isoform X1 has protein sequence MARPSHSSYVLQQLNNQREWGFLCDCCIAIDDIYFQAHKAVLAACSSYFRMFFMNHQHSTAQLNLSNMKISAECFDLILQFMYLGKIMTAPSSFEQFKVAMNHLQLYNVPDCLEDIQDADCSSSKCSSSASSKQNSKMIFGVRMYEDTVARNGSEASRWCAEPSSTVNTPHNREPDEEPLQLAHFPEPLLDVCKKSSVSKLSTPKERVSRRFGRSFTCDSCGFGFSCEKLLDEHVLTCTNRHSYQNTTRAYHRIVDIRDGKESNIKAELGEKDSSKTFSAQTDKYREDASQAPDDSASTTGSRKGTAEPGLAGEEKGRAAETKRIIIKMEPEDIPTDEMKDFNIIKVADKDCNESTDNDELEDEPEEPFYRYYVEEDVGIKKSGRKTLKPRMSISVDERSGIESVRPPHNSSPVQEDAESASCELCGLTITEEDLSSHYLAKHIENICACGKCGQILVKGRQLQEHAQRCGEPQDLTMNGLGNADEKMDMEENPDEQSEIRDMFVEMLDDFRDNHYQINSLQKKQLFKHSACPFRCPNCGQRFETENLVVEHMSSCLDQDMFKSAIMEENERDHRRKHFCNLCGKGFYQRCHLREHYTVHTKEKQFVCQTCGKQFLRERQLRLHNDMHKGMARYVCSICDQGNFRKHDHVRHMISHLSAGETICQVCFQIFPNNEQLEQHMDVHLYTCGICGAKFNLRKDMRSHYNAKHLKRT, from the coding sequence ATGGCGAGGCCCAGTCACAGCAGCTATGTCCTCCAGCAGCTGAACAACCAAAGAGAGTGGGGTTTCCTCTGTGACTGCTGCATTGCCATCGACGACATCTACTTCCAAGCGCACAAGGCCGTCTTGGCTGCCTGTAGCTCctattttagaatgtttttcaTGAACCATCAGCACAGTACCGCACAACTGAATCTCAGCAACATGAAAATAAGCGCCGAGTGCTTTGATCTCATCCTGCAGTTCATGTATTTGGGAAAGATTATGACGGCGCCTTCCAGTTTCGAGCAGTTCAAAGTGGCAATGAACCACCTGCAGCTGTACAATGTCCCTGACTGCTTAGAAGACATACAGGACGCCGACTGCTCTAGTTCCAAATGCTCGTCCTCGGCTTCCAGCAAGCAGAACAGCAAGATGATTTTTGGGGTCAGAATGTATGAAGACACCGTGGCTAGAAATGGCAGCGAGGCCAGCAGGTGGTGCGCCGAGCCCAGCTCAACAGTGAACACACCACACAACAGAGAGCCCGATGAGGAGCCGCTACAGTTAGCTCACTTTCCTGAGCCACTGTTGGATGTGTGTAAAAAAAGTTCCGTGTCCAAACTATCGACTCCCAAAGAACGTGTGTCCCGGCGCTTTGGACGGAGTTTTACCTGTGACAGCTGTGGATTTGGCTTCAGCTGTGAAAAATTACTAGATGAACATGTGCTGACCTGTACTAACAGACATTCATACCAAAACACAACAAGAGCTTACCACCGAATAGTGGATattagagatggaaaagagagtAACATCAAAGCTGAACTCGGTGAAAAGGATTCTTCTAAAACATTTtctgcacagacagacaaatacaGAGAAGACGCCAGCCAGGCGCCTGATGATTCAGCTTCGACCACTGGAAGCAGAAAGGGCACAGCGGAGCCTGGACTGGCTGGGGAAGAAAAGGGTAGAGCTGCTGAGACGAAAAGAATTATCATCAAGATGGAACCAGAAGATATTCCTACAGATGAGATGAAAGACTTCAACATTATCAAAGTTGCTGATAAGGACTGCAATGAGTCCACTGACAATGACGAGTTAGAGGATGAGCCGGAAGAGCCATTTTACAGATACTATGTTGAGGAAGATGTCGGCATTAAAAAGAGTGGTCGGAAAACCCTGAAGCCTCGCATGTCCATCAGTGTGGATGAAAGAAGTGGTATAGAGAGCGTGAGACCCCCTCACAACAGCAGTCCAGTGCAGGAGGATGCCGAGAGTGCGTCCTGCGAGCTGTGTGGACTCACCATAACCGAGGAGGATCTGTCATCTCACTACTTAGCCAAACACATCGAAAACATCTGCGCGTGCGGGAAGTGTGGGCAAATACTGGTCAAGGGCAGACAGCTTCAGGAACACGCGCAGAGGTGTGGAGAACCTCAGGACCTGACGATGAATGGGCTGGGAAATGCTGACGAGAAGATGGACATGGAAGAGAACCCTGATGAGCAGTCGGAGATAAGAGACATGTTTGTTGAAATGCTAGATGATTTCAGGGACAATCATTACCAAATAAACAGTCTCCAGAAAAAGCAGTTATTTAAACATTCCGCTTGTCCTTTTCGGTGTCCCAATTGTGGCCAGCGTTTTGAAACTGAAAATTTAGTGGTCGAGCATATGTCTAGCTGCCTAGACCAGGATATGTTTAAGAGTGccatcatggaagaaaatgagagagatcACAGGCGAAAACACTTCTGTAACCTCTGCGGGAAAGGATTTTATCAGCGCTGTCATCTGAGAGAACACTATACTGTTCATACTAAGGAAAAGCAGTTTGTTTGTCAGACATGTGGGAAGCAGTTCCTAAGGGAGCGGCAGTTGCGTCTGCACAATGATATGCACAAAGGCATGGCCAGGTATGTCTGTTCCATTTGTGATCAAGGAAACTTCCGAAAACATGACCATGTACGGCATATGATTTCTCATCTCTCTGCTGGTGAGACGATATGCCAGGTCTGCTTTCAGATATTCCCCAATAATGAACAGTTGGAGCAGCATATGGATGTTCATCTGTATACGTGTGGAATATGTGGAGCAAAGTTTAATTTGAGGAAAGATATGAGATCACATTATAATGCCAAGCATTTGAAAAGAACCTGA